In Tachysurus fulvidraco isolate hzauxx_2018 chromosome 1, HZAU_PFXX_2.0, whole genome shotgun sequence, a single window of DNA contains:
- the dnaja3b gene encoding dnaJ heat shock protein family (Hsp40) member A3b isoform X2 yields the protein MAASTVCRSVRCVSNALPRLTTSWAPVSSCTYENISGPTLTWSRFYISGPDWSRRRDENGVTLSRCAGLHVSSSHAFHSSSVCHHQQDFYSILGIPRTATQKEIKKAYYQLAKKYHPDTSPDDPQAKEKFSKLAEAYEVLSDEVKRKQYDTYGSAGPSASGAGQQYWRSGTTVDPEELFRKIFGEFSGAQGFGDFSSVFEQPHEYIMELTFSQAAKGVNKEITVNIEDDCPRCHGKGHEPGTKVTHCHYCNGTGMESVNTGMFMMRSMCRRCGGRGSIIITPCVMCRGIGQTKQKKSLVVPVPAGVEDGQTVKMSVGNKQVYITFRVERSPLFRRNGSDIHSDVMISVAQAILGGTARAQGLYGMVDIAIPPGIQTDQKIRLGGKGIARVSGYGYGDHYVHIKIKVPKKLTQRQRDLILGYAEEETDVEGSVNGVSRSAPASSQHAKKESGADQSRDEEQPEEKEEGGFFSRLKKMFS from the exons ATGGCCGCCTCCACAGTGTGCCGTTCGGTGCGTTGTGTTTCTAATGCTTTACCTCGGCTCACCACGTCTTGGGCACCTGTCAGCTCCTGTACATATGAAAACATCTCCGGTCCGACTTTAACGTGGAGTCGTTTTTATATTTCTGGACCGGATTGGAGTCGCAGGAGAGACGAAAACGGTGTGACATTGAGTCGGTGTGCAG GCCTCCATGTTTCCAGCTCACATGCCTTCCACAGCAGCTCCGTGTGTCACCATCAGCAGGATTTCTACAGCATTCTGGGAATCCCGCGAACCGCTACGCAGAAAGAGATCAAAAAAGCCTACTATCAG CTGGCAAAGAAATACCATCCGGATACAAGCCCAGATGACCCGCAAGCTAAAGAGAAGTTCTCCAAGCTGGCAGAAGCGTATGAG gtTCTGAGTGACGAAGTAAAAAGAAAGCAGTATGACACGTACGGTTCTGCGGGGCCGAGCGCAAGTGGGGCGGGGCAGCAGTACTGGCGTAGCGGAACCACCGTAGACCCAGAGGAACTGTTTAGGAAGATCTTTGGGGAATTTTCCGGAGCACAAGGGTTTGGAGACTTCAGCTCCGTTTTCGAACAGCCGCATGAG tacatcaTGGAGCTGACGTTCTCCCAAGCAGCCAAAGGAGTTAACAAGGAGATCACGGTGAACATAGAGGACGACTGTCCACGTTGCCATGGTAAAGGTCACGAGCCGGGCACCAAAGTCACACACTGCCACTACTGTAACGGTACCGGCATG gagtCGGTGAACACAGGCATGTTTATGATGCGTTCCATGTGTCGGCGCTGCGGTGGACGGGgctccatcatcatcactccCTGTGTTATGTGCAGAGGAATCGGACaaaccaaacagaaaaaaagcctTGTGGTCCCTGTGCCTGCAG gagTGGAGGACGGCCAGACAGTGAAGATGTCAGTAGGAAACAAGCAGGTCTACATCACATTCAGA GTCGAGAGGAGTCCGTTGTTTCGGCGCAATGGGTCCGACATTCACTCTGACGTGATGATCTCAGTAGCTCAGGCCATTCTGGGAGGAACAGCTCGAGCTCAGGGTCTCTACGGGATGGTCGACATCGCG ATTCCTCCTGGGATTCAGACGGACCAGAAGATCCGTCTGGGCGGTAAAGGAATCGCCCGTGTGAGCGGCTATGGCTACGGAGACCACTACGTTCACATCAAGATCAAAGTGCCCAA GAAGCTGACACAGAGACAGCGGGATCTGATCCTTGGTTATGCCGAGGAGGAGACGGATGTAGAGGGGTCTGTGAACGGAGTGAGTCGATCAGCACCAG CAAGCTCTCAGCATGCAAAGAAGGAATCCGGAGCGGACCAGAGTCGTGACGAGGAGCAGCcggaggagaaagaggaaggCGGATTTTTCTCCAGACTCAAAAAGATGTTCTCCTGA
- the dnaja3b gene encoding dnaJ heat shock protein family (Hsp40) member A3b isoform X1, with amino-acid sequence MAASTVCRSVRCVSNALPRLTTSWAPVSSCTYENISGPTLTWSRFYISGPDWSRRRDENGVTLSRCAGTALTPAVSQLHSNLLCLHVSSSHAFHSSSVCHHQQDFYSILGIPRTATQKEIKKAYYQLAKKYHPDTSPDDPQAKEKFSKLAEAYEVLSDEVKRKQYDTYGSAGPSASGAGQQYWRSGTTVDPEELFRKIFGEFSGAQGFGDFSSVFEQPHEYIMELTFSQAAKGVNKEITVNIEDDCPRCHGKGHEPGTKVTHCHYCNGTGMESVNTGMFMMRSMCRRCGGRGSIIITPCVMCRGIGQTKQKKSLVVPVPAGVEDGQTVKMSVGNKQVYITFRVERSPLFRRNGSDIHSDVMISVAQAILGGTARAQGLYGMVDIAIPPGIQTDQKIRLGGKGIARVSGYGYGDHYVHIKIKVPKKLTQRQRDLILGYAEEETDVEGSVNGVSRSAPASSQHAKKESGADQSRDEEQPEEKEEGGFFSRLKKMFS; translated from the exons ATGGCCGCCTCCACAGTGTGCCGTTCGGTGCGTTGTGTTTCTAATGCTTTACCTCGGCTCACCACGTCTTGGGCACCTGTCAGCTCCTGTACATATGAAAACATCTCCGGTCCGACTTTAACGTGGAGTCGTTTTTATATTTCTGGACCGGATTGGAGTCGCAGGAGAGACGAAAACGGTGTGACATTGAGTCGGTGTGCAGGTACGGCGTTAACCCCGGCTGTGTCCCAATTGCATTCAAACTTACTTT GCCTCCATGTTTCCAGCTCACATGCCTTCCACAGCAGCTCCGTGTGTCACCATCAGCAGGATTTCTACAGCATTCTGGGAATCCCGCGAACCGCTACGCAGAAAGAGATCAAAAAAGCCTACTATCAG CTGGCAAAGAAATACCATCCGGATACAAGCCCAGATGACCCGCAAGCTAAAGAGAAGTTCTCCAAGCTGGCAGAAGCGTATGAG gtTCTGAGTGACGAAGTAAAAAGAAAGCAGTATGACACGTACGGTTCTGCGGGGCCGAGCGCAAGTGGGGCGGGGCAGCAGTACTGGCGTAGCGGAACCACCGTAGACCCAGAGGAACTGTTTAGGAAGATCTTTGGGGAATTTTCCGGAGCACAAGGGTTTGGAGACTTCAGCTCCGTTTTCGAACAGCCGCATGAG tacatcaTGGAGCTGACGTTCTCCCAAGCAGCCAAAGGAGTTAACAAGGAGATCACGGTGAACATAGAGGACGACTGTCCACGTTGCCATGGTAAAGGTCACGAGCCGGGCACCAAAGTCACACACTGCCACTACTGTAACGGTACCGGCATG gagtCGGTGAACACAGGCATGTTTATGATGCGTTCCATGTGTCGGCGCTGCGGTGGACGGGgctccatcatcatcactccCTGTGTTATGTGCAGAGGAATCGGACaaaccaaacagaaaaaaagcctTGTGGTCCCTGTGCCTGCAG gagTGGAGGACGGCCAGACAGTGAAGATGTCAGTAGGAAACAAGCAGGTCTACATCACATTCAGA GTCGAGAGGAGTCCGTTGTTTCGGCGCAATGGGTCCGACATTCACTCTGACGTGATGATCTCAGTAGCTCAGGCCATTCTGGGAGGAACAGCTCGAGCTCAGGGTCTCTACGGGATGGTCGACATCGCG ATTCCTCCTGGGATTCAGACGGACCAGAAGATCCGTCTGGGCGGTAAAGGAATCGCCCGTGTGAGCGGCTATGGCTACGGAGACCACTACGTTCACATCAAGATCAAAGTGCCCAA GAAGCTGACACAGAGACAGCGGGATCTGATCCTTGGTTATGCCGAGGAGGAGACGGATGTAGAGGGGTCTGTGAACGGAGTGAGTCGATCAGCACCAG CAAGCTCTCAGCATGCAAAGAAGGAATCCGGAGCGGACCAGAGTCGTGACGAGGAGCAGCcggaggagaaagaggaaggCGGATTTTTCTCCAGACTCAAAAAGATGTTCTCCTGA